CATTTACGGTCAGGAGTTTATTCAAAATACAAATGCCGGGAATATAGAGTGGCGCAATGAAAATTTTGAAAGGACAAATCCTGAAACCGGTAAGATATTAGATGGTGCCCAAAGGCAACCAAGCAAAGATGCAACTCCCTAACTCTCCACAAATTCTATTTTATAACATGGGGAGGTCGAGGTGTCTGGCAGTGGAAAGCTGCCATTAGGGTATTCAAAATGCAATAGTGGTGTAAATAGATAGCACGTCCATCTCTAAATGGGAGGTCCTGGCGCAAATCCAGGCTGCATTTTAATTTTATTCTTTAAGTTTCATGGGAAAACAGCTATTTATAATTGGAAACGGATTTGACATATTTCACGGAATACAATCCAGATATTCAGATTTCGAAGCATATGTCAAAACTTCGCGCCCTTCGTTGTACGATGCATTGCTGGAATATTTTCTCCAAGATGAGTTGTGGTCTGATTTTGAAGCTACTTTGGCACTGATCGATACCAACAAGATTGTAGAAGACGCAGCCCAATACCTTGATGACTACGGGGCCGATGACTGGAGTGATTCCGGGCACCACAATTACCAATATGAGATGCAACAAGCCATTGATGTGGTAACAGTTGATTTACGGAATGCCTTTATAGAATGGATACTTCATCTTGAAATACCATCTACTGGAGATTTAGCGCTGCCTGAAGATGCCACTTATCTGTCGTTTAATTACACCGAGACACCGCAACGATGTTACAATATAGCGGAAGATAGCATACTTTATATCCACAATAAAGCAATTGATTTGGATTCAGAAATCGTATTGGGCCATAGCCGGGAATTGAGCGCTGAAGAATCCTTTTCTAATTATGAAGAAAATGACGAAATGGAAAGTTACGACGTACGTGTAATGGAGGGAAATGTCATTTTGGACGATTACTTCAAAAACACCTACAAGGATACTGCCTCAATCATATCAGAAAGAGAAGATTTTTTTAGAAGTCTTTCGGATATTGATGAAATAGTAATATTGGGCCACTCTCTGTCTACCGTAGACCTTCCATATTTCGAGAGAATTGTTGATTTTGTAAGTCCAAATTGCCAATGGAAAGTTTCGTATTTCGGAAACAGGGATAAGCCTGTCGAAATCTTGAAATCCATTGGAGTTCCTGAAAAAAACATTACTGCAATAAAAATAGAAGAGCTGTTATCTTAGGTGTTACTCACCCATTTCAAAAGAAAGTTTTACCATAGTATTTTATCAAAATATTTTTCTTATTTTTCGCACAAGTCATAGCAATTACAAACATTATGGACGCAGGAAAAAGGACAATTAATGATATTTTTAACGGTAATAGGATCTTGGAGGTACCGTTCTTTCAAAGGGCCTACGTTTGGGGGGAAGATCAATGGGAACGGTTGCTGGAAGATATGGAAAATGTTAGCTCAAATGTTAAGCCATATTTTTTAGGATCAGTAATACTAAAACAACAGCCAACCCCTACTGGAAGCATCGTTGGAGATGTGCGAACCGTCATTGACGGACAACAGAGACTTACAACCCTCAACATCTTTTTTAAGGTCTTATGCCTTATGAATGGCCAGGTCAATATGTTTGACAGGACATTCCGATTAATGAATAACGATATTGCCATAAAGCACAATCACAATGATGCTGAAACTTTTGAATTTATATTAAACCTGACAGAACTTATTGAGCTTGATCAGAGAAATAATATTTTTAAGGCCTATGAATATTTTAGGAAAAATATTTCCGTTGAAAAACTAAATATTCAGCATATACTGTCCAGCATCTTATTTGTGGGTATCGATCTTAGTGCTCATGAAGATGAACAGCAAATCTTTGATACGATCAATTCACTTGGTGTTACATTAACTACTGCTGAGCTCTTAAAAAATTATTTCTTCAATAGGGATATTGTTTCGTATGAACTCTACTGGAAAAAGGTATTTGAGGAAGATGATGAAACAAAAAGTTATTGGGATAGGGAATTTTTTGCAGGCAGGCTGAAAAGGACATTTATTGATCTATTTTTCTATTCCTACTTGCAAATTAAGATACAGCAGGCAGATCTCAAGGTAAAAACGGAAGACAAAATAGAATTTTCAAAAGTGGAGGCCCTATTTGAATCTTATAAGAAATTCATAAATGATTATCAGTTAGATAAGGTAGAGATACTGCAAGAAATCAAAGAATATGCCATCCTTTTTAAGAATAGCTTTGACCATTCTATAACCGCATCAGAGCTAACAGAAGTACATGGCATAGAACGGATTAATGCAATAATATTTGGATTGGAGACAACAACAATAATTCCTTATGTATTATACGTTTTGCGTAATGTAAAGGATGCTGTCCAGCGCGATGATTTATTTCATATAATCGAATCCTACCTAATGCGAAGGATGATAGTCCATTCAAATACAAAAAATTATAACCAGCTGTTTACCGATAGGTTGATAGCGAATGAAATTCTTTCCAAGGATATGTTCTTAGATTACATCAATCTAAGTTCTGACAAGGTTAATTATTATCCAGGAGATGATGAGTTGCTTAAAGGTTTCGAACAATCTATTCTGGTAAACAAACAAGCGGCGGGAATCCTTTACATGATTGAGTCAAAAATTAGAAACCGTCAAAGACATTCAACTCAGCTTTTGGGAATGAATAAATATAGTCTGGAACATCTCATGCCAAAAAAATGGGAGAACCACTGGAATACCGGTCTATCGAAGGAAGAAGTAGATTTCCGAAATAGGAAGCTTTTGACTTTGGGAAATCTCGCTATAATAACCCAGTCCCTAAATGCCTCGATACGAGATTCCGACTGGGAAAGCAAAAAGGAAGGAAAGGGTAACAGATTTGGATTAAAGCATTTCTCTTCTGGAATTGAAACTCACTCTTCCTATCTTGCGCTAGATGCTTGGAATGAAGAAGCAATAGCTGGTAGAGGTTACGACCTGTATGAATTAGCTAAATCTATATGGCCTAATTAATTTTACTGGGTAAAAAGCTTCATTAATAATCTCTTTAAAATATTTTGATTAAAACTGCATGAATTTTAAATAAAAATATTTGCAATTTGGATTGATATTTGATTACTTTTGTTTTCCTGAAAGGATTAGTTATGAAGAAGATAGACAACCTGCACAAGAACCTGAAGCGTGGCAATGTGTACCGCAGGGCGGACCTTGCCCGGTTCTCCAGCGCCGTGGACCGGCATCTTGCCGAGATGGTAGGTGAGGGTACCCTGCAGAAGCTTTCCCAGGGGCTCTATTATTTCCCCAGGCAGTCCGCCTTTGGCCCGGTGCC
Above is a genomic segment from Flavobacterium album containing:
- a CDS encoding bacteriophage abortive infection AbiH family protein, which produces MGKQLFIIGNGFDIFHGIQSRYSDFEAYVKTSRPSLYDALLEYFLQDELWSDFEATLALIDTNKIVEDAAQYLDDYGADDWSDSGHHNYQYEMQQAIDVVTVDLRNAFIEWILHLEIPSTGDLALPEDATYLSFNYTETPQRCYNIAEDSILYIHNKAIDLDSEIVLGHSRELSAEESFSNYEENDEMESYDVRVMEGNVILDDYFKNTYKDTASIISEREDFFRSLSDIDEIVILGHSLSTVDLPYFERIVDFVSPNCQWKVSYFGNRDKPVEILKSIGVPEKNITAIKIEELLS
- a CDS encoding DUF262 domain-containing protein, whose amino-acid sequence is MDAGKRTINDIFNGNRILEVPFFQRAYVWGEDQWERLLEDMENVSSNVKPYFLGSVILKQQPTPTGSIVGDVRTVIDGQQRLTTLNIFFKVLCLMNGQVNMFDRTFRLMNNDIAIKHNHNDAETFEFILNLTELIELDQRNNIFKAYEYFRKNISVEKLNIQHILSSILFVGIDLSAHEDEQQIFDTINSLGVTLTTAELLKNYFFNRDIVSYELYWKKVFEEDDETKSYWDREFFAGRLKRTFIDLFFYSYLQIKIQQADLKVKTEDKIEFSKVEALFESYKKFINDYQLDKVEILQEIKEYAILFKNSFDHSITASELTEVHGIERINAIIFGLETTTIIPYVLYVLRNVKDAVQRDDLFHIIESYLMRRMIVHSNTKNYNQLFTDRLIANEILSKDMFLDYINLSSDKVNYYPGDDELLKGFEQSILVNKQAAGILYMIESKIRNRQRHSTQLLGMNKYSLEHLMPKKWENHWNTGLSKEEVDFRNRKLLTLGNLAIITQSLNASIRDSDWESKKEGKGNRFGLKHFSSGIETHSSYLALDAWNEEAIAGRGYDLYELAKSIWPN